One Gemmatimonadota bacterium genomic window, GCCAGGTAAACTCCGTCGGCGTGACGCTGCCTCCGGACGCCGCGCCGCCCTCCCTGCAGATCCTGCGCACCTTCGAGCTGAACAACCGGTACATGGACCGGGCCACGTCATCTTACCAGAAGTCCTTCGGGTTCGCCCTGACGAACGAGCCCCTCAGCCGGGTCGACCGAGATTTCAACCTGGTGCCCGCCGCGGCCACCCACTGGGAGGTGACCGAAGACGGCCGGACCTGGATCTTCCACCTCAGGAAGGACATGGAATTCGGCGACGGCAAGCCCGTAACCGCCTACGACTACGCGGACACGTTCCGGCGTTGGGCGGACCCGGACATCGGCTTCGATTTCGAATGGTATTACCGGCCTATCAAGAACTGGGGCGCTGTCGTCGCGCGCAAGATGCCGCTGGACTCGCTGGGCGTAGAAGCGCTGGACCCCCACACCATCGCTTTCACGACCACGCGGCCCGCGCCATTCGCACCGCATTTACTCAACTACAGCTGGGTGACACCCACCCACCAGTTCGAAAAACACGGGGCCGCATGGTCCACCAGACCCGAAACCCACATCGGGTACGGACCCTACCGGCTCAGGGAATGGACGATCAACGACCGCATCGTCCTCGAACCGAATCCCGTCTACCCCGGTCCCAGCACGCCCTACCTGGAGCGGATCATCGCCCGGTTGTACAACGCCGCGGCCCAGCCGCCCTTTCTCGCATCCTACGAGGCGGGGGAGGTCGACTACGTCCTGTTGAACAATCCGGCCGAAATCAACCGGGTCCGGTCCGATACGGTGCTGCGACGCCACCTCAACACCTATACCAATTTCACCACGTACTATCTCTTCATGGATACCCGCGTTCCCCCCTTCAACGACCTGCGCGTCCGCCAGGCGATCAGCCACGCCATCGACCAGCCGGCCATCATGAGATCCGCCCTCAAGGACATCGCGGTGCCTGCCGTATCCATGATGCCGGCCGGATTCCCCGCCGCCCGTCCCGATTCGCTGGCACACATTCAACGGTACGATCCCGATAGGGCCCGGAAGTTACTCGCGGAAGCGGGTTATCCCGACGGCAGGGGTTTCCCGGAAATGTCCATGTGGTTGCGCGGCGAGGCCTACCTGAGGAAAGTGGCCGCCGAGGCCATTCAGGCCATGCTGAAGCAGAACCTGAATATCGAGGTCGAGGTGCTGAACGTGGAACGGAAGGTCTACACGGAAGCCATGAACGCCAAGGAAATCCCCTTTTCGATGATTGCCTATGGATGGGACTACCTGGACCCCAGCAACCTGCTCAATCTGTGGCTGTCCCGCGGCCGCCATCCGTGGCGAAACGACCGGTTCGAGGAACTCGTCGAACAGGCCAACCACCTGGTGGGCGATCCCGGCCGCCGAACCCAACTCTACCATGACGCGGAAGAGATCCTGGTCCGCGACGTGGGCGGCGTGTTCCTCTGGCACGACCTGGTCAACGAGATGTGGCGGCCCTATGTCCGCGGCGAAGCCCTGGAACCGAACGAATCGGGATACAGGGCCTGGCGTGGAAACCAGATGCTGAACCTGATGACGACGATATATATTACAGAGGAAGTATCCAGGGGAACGACGTCGCGCAGGCCGGCCGGACGCTGAAGTTGGCTGATTGAGCGTTAACGGGACCGTGCTTGCGACTTCACTCATCTACGTGTAGTTGCTCACGGCTTCACTCATCAGATCGGTCCGCTGCATGGGCATGCCATCAAACATCAGAATACGGGGTATTCTCGCCTTCGCGGTTGTATTGACAGGTTCGGCGGCGCTCCTGTATGTCACGCTGTTGGGGGCCGCCGTAGCCGACCCATCCAGCCAGGATGGACCGGCTCAGGTCAATTCCGTGGGCGTCACGCTTCCCCCGGACGCCGCGCCGCCTGAGCATCAGCACCTGCGCACCTTCGAATTGAACAACCGGTTCATGGACCG contains:
- a CDS encoding peptide ABC transporter substrate-binding protein codes for the protein MTLPPDAAPPSLQILRTFELNNRYMDRATSSYQKSFGFALTNEPLSRVDRDFNLVPAAATHWEVTEDGRTWIFHLRKDMEFGDGKPVTAYDYADTFRRWADPDIGFDFEWYYRPIKNWGAVVARKMPLDSLGVEALDPHTIAFTTTRPAPFAPHLLNYSWVTPTHQFEKHGAAWSTRPETHIGYGPYRLREWTINDRIVLEPNPVYPGPSTPYLERIIARLYNAAAQPPFLASYEAGEVDYVLLNNPAEINRVRSDTVLRRHLNTYTNFTTYYLFMDTRVPPFNDLRVRQAISHAIDQPAIMRSALKDIAVPAVSMMPAGFPAARPDSLAHIQRYDPDRARKLLAEAGYPDGRGFPEMSMWLRGEAYLRKVAAEAIQAMLKQNLNIEVEVLNVERKVYTEAMNAKEIPFSMIAYGWDYLDPSNLLNLWLSRGRHPWRNDRFEELVEQANHLVGDPGRRTQLYHDAEEILVRDVGGVFLWHDLVNEMWRPYVRGEALEPNESGYRAWRGNQMLNLMTTIYITEEVSRGTTSRRPAGR